The DNA window tCTCGTGGATCCAATGGGAAGAAAGGCTGCTCTCCGAGCTAGTGTCCTTCGATGTCCATAAAGTCCATTTATTGCAAATATGTAATCGCCGTTGTCCCCCAAAATGGAACAGAGTCTCAAACAGCCAGGGCTCGACCCTACAGGCCTCGGCCAATCAGGGCTCAACCCCGAGACAGGCCTCGGCCAATCAGGGCCCAACCCGACACGGGTCTCGGCCAATCTGTTGCTCTCGTCTCAGGGTGGTAACCAAACAGCTGCAGCAAGCGTGGATCACTGAATGTCGCCCCTCAGTCCTcgtcctggaggagaggagacaggtcTGTTCCGGAGAAGCCCCTCAGAGGTCACCCAGGTTGTCGTAGATGAGATCGGGGGTCcggagggggggctggtggtgctgggggcggggggccggcgtGTGCTGGCCGAACCAGAGGCCCGGGGACGGGGGCCTCTGTTTGGACACCTTGCTGTAGAGCTCGTTGCCGCTATCGCTAATGCTAGCGCTACGGCTACCGCTAACGCTACCGCTAATGCTACCGCTACGGCTAGCGCTACCGCcaatgttgttgtggtggttgttgttgttgttgttgttgttgaggttcTTCCCGGTGAAGGGCTCGCGGGGCCGgaggggcggcggcggcagaggcTCGTTCAGGTGGGGGGGCTTCGGGGCCAGGAAGGGCTTGAGCTTGGAGGGCTTGGGGCCCGGGGCCTTGGGCCACTGCGAGGGCCCCACGCTGGCCGCGCCCGCCGggtcaccgccgccgccgccgcgacggCCCCCCCGGGCACAGCCCTCGGGCTCGTCGTAGATGTGCTCCGCCGGGTGGGCCGGgtgagaggaggacgaggacgaggacgaagaggaggaggagccctcGTAGCGGCCCCCGGACGCccgcctccccctgctccccggCCCGCCCgcggccccccgccccgccgccccctcctccagcgCCAGCCCCCCCGCCTTGTGGCCGGGGTCCAGGTTCATCTTGTCGAACAGGTAGGAGTACAGGTCCCCCGGGGGCGGAGCCTCCTccgccggggccggggccaacACCACCAGCGGGCGCTGGCGGGGGAGGGGCGTGGGGGCGGCCGGGGGCGGGGTCTGGCCCATCATGAGGTCCACGGGGTCCGAGTAGAGGCCGtcggcgcggggggggggcaacagcaGGCGGAGCGAGTCGGCGGGCTCCGAGTAGAGGCTCCCGGGGTCGtccagggaggtggaggaagaggaggaggaggaggagcagccggGGGAGGCGGCGGCGCCGGCGCCGGGGAAATGAGGGACGGCTCCTTTGCCCCCGCAGTTCAGCCCCAGGCGGGGACCCGCCATGGGGCCCCGGACGGGCGCCGGCGGCTCGGGTAGGCTCCGCCCCTTGTTGCCCCCGCCCgccttggccccgcccccgtcgTCGCGCCGCCCCAGCACGCCGTCGCCCGAGCCCGGTTTGCTGCCGCCGGAGTCGCCGTCCGACTCCcggctgctgccgccgccgccgctgtccCCCCCGGGGCCGGGCGCCACCCCGGGGCCCCTGTGGGGGGCCAGCGAGCAGGGGCCCTCGGGGTCCGGGGCCCGCTCCTTCTGGGACTGGATGGCCTGCTCCACCAGCAGGAAGATGTCGTTGCCCTGCTTGGTGTCGAAGGTGAACTTCCCCGGGCCGGACTCACAGCG is part of the Gadus morhua unplaced genomic scaffold, gadMor3.0, whole genome shotgun sequence genome and encodes:
- the dok1b gene encoding docking protein 1b encodes the protein MSENLIYSSREEVNEFWVSVQPTEASGRCGLAGSYWLKADREALVLKDPQTRRGVLLWPYKLLRRYGRDRVMFSFEAGRRCESGPGKFTFDTKQGNDIFLLVEQAIQSQKERAPDPEGPCSLAPHRGPGVAPGPGGDSGGGGSSRESDGDSGGSKPGSGDGVLGRRDDGGGAKAGGGNKGRSLPEPPAPVRGPMAGPRLGLNCGGKGAVPHFPGAGAAASPGCSSSSSSSSTSLDDPGSLYSEPADSLRLLLPPPRADGLYSDPVDLMMGQTPPPAAPTPLPRQRPLVVLAPAPAEEAPPPGDLYSYLFDKMNLDPGHKAGGLALEEGAAGRGAAGGPGSRGRRASGGRYEGSSSSSSSSSSSSHPAHPAEHIYDEPEGCARGGRRGGGGGDPAGAASVGPSQWPKAPGPKPSKLKPFLAPKPPHLNEPLPPPPLRPREPFTGKNLNNNNNNNNHHNNIGGSASRSGSISGSVSGSRSASISDSGNELYSKVSKQRPPSPGLWFGQHTPAPRPQHHQPPLRTPDLIYDNLGDL